One stretch of Sylvia atricapilla isolate bSylAtr1 chromosome 4, bSylAtr1.pri, whole genome shotgun sequence DNA includes these proteins:
- the OCIAD1 gene encoding OCIA domain-containing protein 1 isoform X1, whose product MEAGQGPGPGGDAAEVPVASWSISNSVACRTREVTIPLYSALREVPRPYVPTEEERRLLKECAEESFRYRAFPLAAVSMLGTSFLIRKGVLRDSSRFGSFVKVAFAGMCGYLAGKISYLPICSEKFKKLKDSPIGDVLRQAQRHSSPNRSSRKSEFSDVPSQSFTESSSPRAGFPPSSSYSDDYSSTDRALSSYEPVPFSASLNESSPTGITDYTVQEPAQIPEESRKKKGITYEELRNKHRQTYDVMQPPKAETPSKFSQEKPAKEVKVNKYGDTWDE is encoded by the exons ATGGAGGCCGGGCAGGGCCCCGGGCCCGGCGGAGACGCGGCCGAG GTACCGGTGGCGTCCTGGagtatcagcaatagtgtggcctGCAGGACCAGGGAAGTCACCATCCCTCTCTActcggcactg AGGGAAGTGCCTAGGCCTTACGTTCCAactgaggaggaaagaagacTCCTTAAGGAATGTGCTGAAGAGAGTTTCCGATATAGAG cttttcctttggctgcagTGAGCATGCTTGGTACTAGTTTCTTGATTAGAAAAG GTGTTCTAAGAGATAGCTCAAGATTTGGCTCTTTTGTTAAAGTTGCAT ttgctgGAATGTGTGGATACCTGGCTGGAAAGATATCCTACTTGCCAATCTGTAGCGAGAAATTTAAGAAGCTGAAGGATTCCCCAATAGGAGATGTTCTACGACAAGCTCAGAGACATAGTTCACCTAA CCGTTCCAGTCgtaaatctgaattttcagaCGTACCTTCTCAGTCATTTACTGAGTCATCTTCTCCAAGAGCTGGATTCCCACCTTCTTCCAGCTATTCAGATGATTACAGCTCCACAGATAGAGCCCTCTCCAGTTATGAACCTGTTCCATTCAGTGCTTCTCTGAATGAATCTTCACCCACAGGAATTACTGATTACACTGTTCAAG agccTGCTCAAATTCCAGAAGAAAGTcggaaaaaaaaaggcatcacaTATGAGGAGTTAAGGAATAAACACAGACAGACATATGATGTAATGCAACCACCAAAGGCAGAGACTCCAAGCAagttttcacaggaaaaacCAGCTAAGGAAG ttaaagtaaataaatatggCGATACCTGGGACGAGTAA
- the OCIAD1 gene encoding OCIA domain-containing protein 1 isoform X2, translating into MEAGQGPGPGGDAAEREVPRPYVPTEEERRLLKECAEESFRYRAFPLAAVSMLGTSFLIRKGVLRDSSRFGSFVKVAFAGMCGYLAGKISYLPICSEKFKKLKDSPIGDVLRQAQRHSSPNRSSRKSEFSDVPSQSFTESSSPRAGFPPSSSYSDDYSSTDRALSSYEPVPFSASLNESSPTGITDYTVQEPAQIPEESRKKKGITYEELRNKHRQTYDVMQPPKAETPSKFSQEKPAKEVKVNKYGDTWDE; encoded by the exons ATGGAGGCCGGGCAGGGCCCCGGGCCCGGCGGAGACGCGGCCGAG AGGGAAGTGCCTAGGCCTTACGTTCCAactgaggaggaaagaagacTCCTTAAGGAATGTGCTGAAGAGAGTTTCCGATATAGAG cttttcctttggctgcagTGAGCATGCTTGGTACTAGTTTCTTGATTAGAAAAG GTGTTCTAAGAGATAGCTCAAGATTTGGCTCTTTTGTTAAAGTTGCAT ttgctgGAATGTGTGGATACCTGGCTGGAAAGATATCCTACTTGCCAATCTGTAGCGAGAAATTTAAGAAGCTGAAGGATTCCCCAATAGGAGATGTTCTACGACAAGCTCAGAGACATAGTTCACCTAA CCGTTCCAGTCgtaaatctgaattttcagaCGTACCTTCTCAGTCATTTACTGAGTCATCTTCTCCAAGAGCTGGATTCCCACCTTCTTCCAGCTATTCAGATGATTACAGCTCCACAGATAGAGCCCTCTCCAGTTATGAACCTGTTCCATTCAGTGCTTCTCTGAATGAATCTTCACCCACAGGAATTACTGATTACACTGTTCAAG agccTGCTCAAATTCCAGAAGAAAGTcggaaaaaaaaaggcatcacaTATGAGGAGTTAAGGAATAAACACAGACAGACATATGATGTAATGCAACCACCAAAGGCAGAGACTCCAAGCAagttttcacaggaaaaacCAGCTAAGGAAG ttaaagtaaataaatatggCGATACCTGGGACGAGTAA